A segment of the Mercurialis annua linkage group LG4, ddMerAnnu1.2, whole genome shotgun sequence genome:
aaaaactcatttttaatACAATTCTTTGGTACCTCTCTATATCTAAGTCCAAAAGCGAAACATGGCCACAAGATTAACCAGCTACAAACTCAGTAATTGATGAAAGATAGAAGATGTAATGCCGTCCCATTTAAAACTCAGAAGGGTAACAAACTTGTAAAATTTAATAGTACTGCATGAGGTGAATAGGTGGTGTTTTTCAGGTGGTGCAAACAGCAACTTCCACTTCACCTCATGGTTAAAGCTTTTGATTGTAAAACATCACAACCATACCagaatgaaattaaatttaggGAATTAAAGAGACGGAAAGAAAAAGTTGAGGAGAAACGAACTTCATTATTAAAATAGCAGAGAATAAAGAGAATACTGAAAGCTAGAATAATGTTAAACATTGAATACAGTGAGGCAATGTTTGAGTTACTTCTTTATAATCTACCGATTGTGCAAATCAATAGAATAATCATGAGTTTTAGATTTCATGGATTTTTTCAATCTCTCATTTGCTAATCTACTTCCAAATCCATGAGATCTATTGGTAGTGTTGGACTCGAAAAAATCAGTGGTCACAGACACAACAATTAACCCTTTTGTGAGGGAAGTTTCTAAAATCCGTTTGTTATGTGGGATTTATAAGGATGAGGTACTTTCCAAATCCATCAATTTCTCTCATTCTTGCAGCAAACACAAACATTAGCAAAATGAGTGGTTCAAGGATATTGACAAAAGAGACAAGGAAAACTATACAAGTGGAAGCACCTATTGCTACTGATTCAGTTACTCTGATAATTGCATAGCATATTCCAAAACATTCCCCAAAAAAGCAAGACATAGATACTTTTCATCATATTAAGTTAGCTCTAAGAAATATATAGACTTACTTCGCTAATTTGGCTATCAACAAATTAAATGAAGGGtcttttcttttccttctcCTTTCTTCCCAACTGAGATAGAATGGTGCACATAATATGAAAAGATACTAGAGTAATTGACTCTAGAATTTGAATAAATGTTCACCTTTGAGATAATGTCCTAGGAAGCTTAAAGATATGAAGTTGTAATGTTCTAATAGACTTGAGggtcaattaaattttatactccctccgtctcgtaaaaatagagaaaatagcTACTTTTTTGGTCTCACAAATATAGAAAAAAGTAATAttagttaattataaaaaaagattaaaataccCTTATAGTTTATCACATCAACATCAATGGAATTATAGGTCCAATGTATAACCTTATACATATGAAATTCTATTGGACAATATTTATGTAGTTGCTTTTGATTTTGTATAACATTAATTTATactgatttatattttaaaaatttaaaaggataaattagaaattttataacaaattaactATAACTAACTTCTTAATTCTTGTTAAAGCGCAACTTTTATACCTTTACGGGACGAGAGGAGTATTAGGTTTAAATTGTGATTTAGGTCTATTAAATAAGTCAGGAAATTACTCTATAGACACTCTCTAGTACATGTTCATCAAGCAATCCTCCGTTTGTAAATTTAGTTGTCAAATAAGTCTTGTGACAGAGTCTACTCTATGTTATTAATCAGTCgcttatatataaattttaagtcATTAATGTAGTCTTTCATATTGATGCTATTTCTCAAGGTGCTAGACAATAACAATGTTGACTACCCACACTAAATTGATTGGTCAAATTGGATCAACAATGAACTCTCTATTATTCTAGATTGCTTCcaacttaaattatttttagttaaaataacaGTTACACTCCTGTCTTGCTTACAACTAAAACTCTCTTGTAGTTAATATTAGATTCGGTCATCGAACAAACAGTAGAATTTGAAAATCAGCAAAGCAGCCAGTGCCTGACACCATATAAAGCTAGATTACATCACTAAGCAATCTGATTGAAAGATACTACACATTTGGTTCTGCAATCCTATTCGTAAAATCATCCGGCAAATGTAGCTCATCTTTCTCCAATATTACTACACTTAAATATAACCCCATTTCACCAATTAAATGCAAACATAAAGCAAAAGTAATTAAGacaaaagagaagaaaaataaaaaggaggCATTTTGGAAACATACCCTGAAGATGCTTCCACCAGCTACACCACCTCTTATCTCATCAACCTCAAACCCAGGCTTGTTGACGTCAAAAGAGCGAATAACAATCATATTAGGTGGTGAGATGAAGTTCCTCTCTGGAATGGGGATTTTTTTCACAATGTATTCGCAAACGACATCAATATTGTACTTCAGCTGTGCGGAAATTGGCACCACTGGAGCACCATCAGCAACAGTTCCCTGCAAAGGAAATTCTACATGAATTAGTTTGATGCATATCCTACACATTTACCCTCAGACGTTATACAAAGCAACATCATAATAGAATAGGAAAAACAAAATGCACTCCATAGATATCATAAACTTTATAAGATAGAGTTCCTTTGTAACTTTTCATCTGGATTTTTCTAAACAATTAATGTTATTCTTATGATGATTGACTATCAGTGTATCAATATACTTCTTTTTTACTTCCATTTATTGAAACTTTTTTCTTGTAGGATTTAAATATGCTAAATATAGAtagagaaaaaaattagaaatagaTTCCGAGGCTCCACTAATAGGGAAAATAAGGAGCAACATTTGTCGAAAGTGAAGTGAGATTGGACAAAGGAAAACGAGGAATGAAAGAGCCGTTGTAAagttttttctcttttattccACCATTGATACTATCTATGTTTCTACCATAGGTCCATAGCCCAAAAAACATGCTTTTTCTTCAAGGACAAAGTTTTGAAATGCAATAAtggatatttaaaataaaactgagATGTGAATCGGTGTATATTAACCTATGCATATACAGCAATTGTACTCTTGGTAGTCTAATTCGAAAAGAAAGAAGACATTGAGAAATACTGTTATAACGAAAGGAAAGTGGGAAGTAAAACAATTGGAAATAAGAAGAGTGAACCTAGGAAgtgctattttaaaataaagataaatggAAAAAGGAACCTGAATAAATTTCTGAATGGCCTCATGTTGGTTGATTGCTACATTTTCTTGAATGAGATCAACTTTATTCTGAAGAATGATGATATGCTGGAGACGCATAATTTCAACAGCAGCAAGATGCTCAGAAGTCTGCGGTTGGGGGCAGCTTTCATTTGCGGCGATTAGAAGCAATGCTCCATCCATAATGGCAGCTCCATTAAGCATTGTAGCCATGAGGATGTCATGGCCCTAGGGGAAAGAAATAACATAAACTGGTAAAACAAATGTAGGAAGAGCAGCCTAAGCAGTAAGCAAAGCATGAGCATACCGGGCAATCGACAAAGGAGACGTGTCTCAACAACTTCATACGGCAGTTCTCGAAGGCGGGCACATCACACATGGGACTATCTTCCTTTCCACTTCCATAAGCCCTACAAAAAGAAGCATGAAAtaacaaaactaaactaaaccaAGGGATTCAAAAAAAAGAAGTAATAGAAAGTTACTTGTAGCACATAGGGCGGGGACATCTATCATCTTCACACTTGTATATCTTGGCATTTGCATAGCCAAGcttaatagtaatattacgtTCCAACTCGTTCTTAAACCGAACAGTCTGCACACCCGAAATAGCTTTGACAACAGTGGACTTGCCGTGAGCCACATGGCCAATTGTGCCTGAAATGGGTGGATCTCTGGTTATTCAAACcattcaaacataaaaaaaaaaaagggggGGACGATTGAGTTACCTATGTTGATAGTGGCCTGACGGGATATAACTTCGGGAGAAAGTGGATGCAACTTTGTCACATCCAATTTACTCAAGTCCTGCTCCATTAAACCTTTCTTCGACATCTTGTTTTCTTTTGCAATGGACAGGCCGGCAATTTGCAGTTCAGTAGAGGCAAAAAGAAGCTGATAACCAAAACCCTAAAATAATTAAGCACCTCTTCTTTCTCATTTTGATGTTTATACCAAACCATAAATTAGCATCTCACAAATTACAAGGCAAAAGTTGTATATTCACCCCTAAACTATAACCATCGTTTATCTTTCATCctatttcttttttactttCTATTTATACCCCAACTTTGTGCAAATTAAATGGGGGTTCGACCCGACTGATTTTGAAGAGCCGCTCTTTTGCTATCATGAAATGAATTGAACTATATCAGCAGATGGGAAAAACATCAAACAAGAGTTTGTAGCAGTGTTTTATAAACCGGACCGTCCGGTCGAACCGGTTACATCAGGAACCGGCCAGTGATCCGGTCTAAAACTGTGAAAAAACGGAATTTATGGTCGAACCAAATCGAACCGGGAGTTGAACCAGTGAATCAGAtgttgaaccggtaaaaaaccggaggaccataattttttaaattttttaaaaatttattaaactggTTCATAAAAATGTATTAAACTGGTTCATAATTCTTCTCATATATTTTTGTTGTTAATTAATGTTAATGGGTAAGGGACATGCAACAACTAAATCAGAcagaaatgaaaattttaattgctatggtttaatattataaatatatttagctggtttgatttgatattaCAAAAAATTAGTCATTTCGTACGATTTATCttgaatataaaaaagttagtttaattttaatgtaaACAGAGTCTATTAAATCATCtggatttaattttataaattttagttcgatttgatttaaaaaataaaagaaaaaatttattttgattcaaTCTTATTAAATTTGAACCGAATACATAACCCAATTACAAGGAGATTCGAATTATTTGTTAACGCAAAccaaaaattacaataaatacTCGTGGAATCTAATGTATTTATATTTggacctttttacaaatttactAGAGTAACCGAAAAAAAGTAATATATGTATTCATGAAAATCAAATTGTCTCAAAAACCAtcgaatttttagttttttttttcaatagcactctaatCTTGTAAAATCGTCAATTCTACTCTATTACGCCTTTTTAACTTTCAATTATATCTTGAAGTATTAAATTGGTCTCTTTTTTACTcggataaaatttaaataaatcatttatttttgcatatattttaaacagtctttaattttataaatagaacaaaaaactCTTCttctctaaaaatttaaaaaataataataatctttttatttataaattaattaaattaattttttatatttaattcgaCATTTAAATGCCTCTAACTGTGCTTTAGCCTTTAAAGCAGGTTCCTTTGTTTACTTTTCTTAAGAGTTCTTCAACTCTTGGATATTCTTTATGTAGGTCATCTCATGGAGAAGTAAATTTCCAATAAGTTCATCGGTTCTCAACTTGCTCAAATTATGAGACTCTTCAATAGCAGTTATCTTCGGTTGCCGATCTAAGAGAGGCAATGAACGAAGAATTTTACCATTGATTTCACCAATAGTATAATGCTTACCAAACTTCTTGAGATTGGTAGCAATGGAAAGAAGTCTATTGGTGGTATCGTGTGACATTCTCATTTGCTTGTTCTTAAAAGTTTCATATTCTCCAATGAGAAGTTCAACCTTCTTTTTCTTGACTTGAATCGTTCCTTCATGGTAGTTCTCAAGAATCTTCCACATGTCTTTAGCCGTTGTGCAATGTTGAACTCTTCCTTACTCTTCTCTacacaaagaagaaaaaatcaCACAAATAGTCTTCCGGTTGAGAGCATTAGCTTGGATGCGATACTAAGTTCATTCTTTTCTTGGTCAAGGTATATGATAATATCATCCTTCACTTGAGTAGGAGCAACATAACCATTAATAATCATATGCCACAAGTAAACGCCATTCATATCAAAGATAATTTTCCATACGGAATTTTAAATTAGGATAATCTGTTCCATCAAAGAAGggacactactagaaaacatccatttagcgacggatttttccacATGTCTTTAGCCATTGTGCAATGTTGAACTCTTCCTTACTCTTCTCTacacaaagaagaaaaaatcaCATAGCCTTCCGGTTAAGAGCATTAGCTTGGATGCGATCCTTAGTTCATTCTTTTCTTGGCCAAGGTATAAGATAATATCATCCTTCACTTGGGTAGGAGCAACATAACCACTAAGAATCATAAGCCACAAGTAAACGCCATCCATATCAAAGATAATTTTCCATACGGAATTTTAAATTAGGATAATCCGTTCCATCAAAGAAGGGACACTACTAGAAAatagccatttagcgacgaatttttcCGTCGTTAAATGGCTAAATTTTATCGCTACACAAGTTTAGCGACGGACAAGGTCCGTCGCAACATTTCTGGTCGCAAAACTAAACAGCGACGGAAcaaaaaatttgcgacggatttttaaaatattagcgACTGATTCAGCGACGGAtcatttaaatccgtcactaatttttaaaaataaaaaaaattaattttttaatttaaaaagtaaaatgaaatattatttaatgctTACCAAGCTTCTTGAGATTGGTAGCAATGGAAAGAAGTCTATTGGTGGTATCGTGTGATATTCTCATTTGGCTTGTTCTTAAAAGCTTCATATTCTCCAATGAGAAGTTCAACCTTCTTTTTCTTGACTTGAACCGTTCCTTCATGGTAGTTCTCAAGAATCTTCCACATGTCTTTAGCCGTTGTGCAATGTTGAACTCTTCCTTACTCTTCTATacacaaagaagaaaaaatcaCACAAATAGCCTTCCGGTTGAGAGCATTAGCTTGGATGCGATCCTTAGTTCATTCTTTTCTTGGCCAAGGTATATGATAATATCATCCTTCCCTTGAGTAGGAGCAACATAACCATTAATAATCATATGCCACAAGTAAACGCCATCCATATCAAAGATAATTTTCCATACGGAATTTTAAATTAGGATAATCCGTTCCATCAAAAAAAGGACATTACTAgaaaacagccatttagcgacggatttttccacATGTCTTTAGTCGTTGTGCAATGTTGAACTCTTCCTTACTCTTCTCTacacaaagaagaaaaaatcaCATAGTCTTCCGGTTAAGAGCATTAGCTTGGATGCGATCCTTAGTTCATTCTTTTCTTGGCCAAGGTATAAGATAATATCATCCTTCACTTGGGTAGGAGCAACATAACCACTAAGAATCATATGCAACAAGTAAACGCCATCCATATCAAAGATAATTTTCCATACGGAATTTTAAATTAGGATAATCTGTTCCATCAAAGAAGGGACACTACTAGAAAatagccatttagcgacgaatttttcCGTCGTTAAATGGCTAAATTTTGTCGCTACACAAGTTTAGCGACGGAGAAGGTTCGTCGCAACATTTCTGGTCGCAAAACTAAACAGCgacggaacaaaaaaaattgcgacggatttttaaaatattagcgactgatttagcgacgaatttaaatctgtcactaatttttaaaaataaaaaaaattaattttttaatttaaaaagtaaaatgaaatattatttaatgctTACCAAGCTTCTTGAGATTGGTAGCAATGGAAAGAAGTCTATTGGTGGTATCGTGTGATATTCTCATTTGGCTTGTTCTTAAAAGCTTCATATTCTCCAATGAGAAGTTCAACCTTCTTTTTCTTGACTTGAACCGTTCCTTCATGATAGTTCTCAAGAATCTTCCACATGTCTTTAGCCGTTGTGCAATGTTGAACTCTTCCTTACTCTTCTATacacaaagaagaaaaaatcaCACAAATAGCCTTCCGGTTGAGAGCATTAGCTTGGATGCGATCCTTAGTTCATTCTTTTCTTGGCCAAGGTATATGATAATATCATCCTTCACTTGAGTAGGAGCAACATAACCATTAATAATCATATGCCACAAGTAAACGTCATCCATATCAAAGATAATTTTCCATACGGAATTTTAAATTAGGATAATCCGTTCCATCAAAGAAGGGACATTACTAgaaaacagccatttagcgacggatttttccacATGTCTTTAGTCGTTGTGCAATGTTGAACTCTTCCTTACTCTTCTCTacacaaagaagaaaaaatcaCGCAAATAGCCTTCCGTTTAAGAGCATTAGCTTGGATGCGATCCTTAGTTCATTCTTTTCTTGGCCAAgatatatgataatatcatcCTTTACTTGAGTAGGAGCAACATAACCATTAAGAATCATTATGCCACAAGTAAACGCCATCCATATCAAAGATAATTTTCCATACGGAATTTTAAATTAGGATAATCCGTTTCATCAAAGAAGggacactactagaaaacagccatttagcgacggatttttccgtcgttaaatggctaaatttcgtcgctaaacaagtttagcgacggaatttctgGTCGCAAAACTAAACAGCgacggaacaaaaaaaattgcgacggatttttaaaatattagcgacggatttagcgacgaatttaaatctgtcactaatttttaaaaataaaaaaaaataaaaaataataatttttttaattttaatagtaaaatgaaatattatttaatcggtcgcCCACCGTCACCCCACCCGCTATACACCGCACACTGTCACACACCTGCAATTTTCGGGAATTTCTCAACTTCCTAGTAGGTCACCATTCCTTCACATTGCTCCAAGCCATTCCTCTTTAACCCTGTAGTTCTCGCGCGCGTAGTTCCATGTTAACCAACTccgattattattatatatttatgtatattaaatttaaatataactcaAAGTAACGAAATGTTACTCTCACAATTTACTcccgtattataaaataattatttttaaataaatattgtataataattaattaaaaaaataaattattacttttacaaTTTACTCCCGCAttctaatttaataaattatttatattttattttgttaataaataatttttttgttaataaataatttttttgttaataaaatttattttttaataaataatttatttttaataaataattattttttaataaataattattttttaatttataattattttaatttataattatttttttaataaataattatttctaattaataattttttataaaaaatacttttagcgacggattttataatccgtcgctaaaagtgaaaaaaaattggcggggaCTTTTTGCGAcagaatttccgtcgctaaaagtggcgggattcaaatattttttaggatttagcaacggatttcaaatccggcgctaaatccgtcgctaaattatatattagtgtcgactgttttctagtagtgtgaCTAAGAGTATAAGTGAAGTTTTCGATAGCCATTTGGATCGAAGAACTCGCAATTAAGCAATAAGATGAGTAATCTAGCTCTGATGCCAATTGAAATTCCAAATGCTACCTTAGAGGGGGGTGaataagatattttaaaaatctaaaggAGTTTAAGAGAAAGAAAATAGACACAAggaatttagagtggttcgcaTCACAACTCGATCGTACGCCACTACTCAattaaagattgagattttgatAATCCactaaatatgtattttaaagCTTAACACTAACTAATACAAAGAGATTTTCTAGAGTTCATCTTAAACTCACAAAGTGATTTCTCAAGGCTAATCACAAATCCACAAACACTAAATGATTaatcaaaaaattgataataaaaaaaacaatcaatataatttgatgcacaataaatgtttagaaataaaaaaattaaatgcttTGTAATCTTGATTTTTGATAAAGTGTCTAACCACATAAATGTGGTAGACAAGGGATATTTATAACCCCCACAACAAGCCCTTAAGTCTTTTAGAGGAAAACTCAATTTTGTGTTGAAAAGCACCCTATCGTGCCCGTGATCCCTCTTGTCACGCCCATGATATTCAAACGTTAGGGATTCTTTTAATGGGGACAAGCCAGGTGTCATCCTTTGGTAGGAGTGCTCAGAAAGAGTCGCTGGACCTCCAACGGTCACATACATCGCGCCCGAGATCCATTGTGTAGCGCCCGAGATATAAGTCAAAACTCTAAGAGTTTTGGCTAACCATTTGTCGTGCCCCTGATGAGGTGTATCACGCCCGAGATTTTAGTATCATGCCCGCGATGTCAAAGGCATCTCGGACGCGAAATGCTACTGGAACTTGTCGAAAACTTGGTTTTttgattctcgctagaaagctccgaTTCGACCTGGGATTGTTTCTACATGTTCCTaaacactaataaacatgattaggctatttaaattgattgtcaaactcaaaattagggttcaaatgggacttgatccaacagttttaaaaaaaactcaaactgtaatatattttaaagtgCCTTATTAACTTTGAAACTAGAGGAAATCATAAATCGCATTAatcttaaatttaaagataGAGAGAAATGTTTTATCCATTGCTTTTATGATTGGTTGAATTGTATATGTTTAATCCAATATGACAGTATCACATAACATTTTGTTCTAATATCTGGATACGTataaatacttttttatttcaaatgcGGCTTGCCTAAGAATGTagatgaaatgtttgatgaAATTCCTATGAGATATTTTCTATCTTGTGTCAATTGTGGATTTGGTTAAATAAATAACATCTTTTATAAATCGTCAATCAAATTTCAACAACACTTTTGATGCATCACTAGTAAATTTTTGCTATATTCAGAAAAAGGTAACCGATACTTCTTTATATCTATTATCATCTCTTGTTTCCTTTTGATAATcgtatatttaattaatttcttatttatttaattcaacaAGTCAAATTAACtcataatttatcaaaatcagTCAGACtgttgaaatattttatttattttcaaaaactgactactttttagtttaatttaattattaaaaataatgtttaCAATAagaattgatggataccgaatcctatcctATCCATTCCCAGACGATAACGGACTCCCGTCCAAAGGGCCAAACCAGACGAAACAGACGGCTGAATCCACAAGATCCTCCTCGACTGGAATACCACATCATCCGATAGGAAGAAtaccgaatccctgaggactcggacaaagcgtgTCGACCCTGGGATTCGGATT
Coding sequences within it:
- the LOC126678144 gene encoding eukaryotic translation initiation factor 2 subunit gamma-like; translation: MSKKGLMEQDLSKLDVTKLHPLSPEVISRQATINIGTIGHVAHGKSTVVKAISGVQTVRFKNELERNITIKLGYANAKIYKCEDDRCPRPMCYKAYGSGKEDSPMCDVPAFENCRMKLLRHVSFVDCPGHDILMATMLNGAAIMDGALLLIAANESCPQPQTSEHLAAVEIMRLQHIIILQNKVDLIQENVAINQHEAIQKFIQGTVADGAPVVPISAQLKYNIDVVCEYIVKKIPIPERNFISPPNMIVIRSFDVNKPGFEVDEIRGGVAGGSIFRGVLKVNQFIEVRPGIVVKDETGSIKCTPIYTRIVSLYAEQNELQFAVPGGLIGVGTTMDPTLTRADRLVGQVLGDVGSLPDVFVELEVNFFLLRRLIGVRTKGSEKQGKVSKLAKGEILMLNIGSMSTGARILAVKNDLAKLQLTSPVCTNKGEKIALSRRVEKHWRLIGWGMIQAGATLDVPPCPL